Part of the Cyanobium sp. ATX 6F1 genome is shown below.
CACCTGGGCTCCGTCGCTGCGGCCGTCCACCCACTTGAGGTTCACCCCGTCGCTGCCCTCCACCACGTGGGCGTTGGTGACCAGGTAAGTGGTGCCGTTCTGCTGGGCGACCACGAAGGCGCTGCCGAGGCCGCGGTCGGTGCGCACCACGGCGACGCCATTTTTAGAGGCGCTGAAGATCTGCTCGGCGTTGCGGTTGCCGTTGGTGCAGCGGCCGCCGGCGCCCACCGCCAGGGGCGGCTGCAACCGAGGGGCCAGGGCGGTGGCCTGCACCATGGCGCAGCCGCCCAGGGCCAGGGCCACCCCGGAGAGGGCGAGGCTGGCGCGCCAGCGGGGGCGAGAGGCCTTCGGGGAGGGGGGCATGGTCCTGGGGGGGCGGGAAGGGGAGGCTGGCCTGGATCCTTTCTATGGCTTGGGTTTGCTCCTGTCGGCGGGGCGCTGCCCCCAAACGGTGACCGGATCTTTCCAGGCAGGCCTCCGGTCTGATCTGGTCATGAACCAGCGCGCCAGCGGGGCGATGATCAGGTCGATGGCCGTTTCTGGGTGATCTGAAACGCCGAGAGGTACGACAAGGCGATCTGCCCCCCAGGCAGCTTGTCGATGATCCTGTGTAACTCCGCGAACAGCGCTGATCGACGCTCGGGGTCCAACCGGAGATAGGGGGAGTAGGTGGCCAAGGACTCCAGGTACTGATCCGCCGACCAGGTGAGCTGGGTTTCAACCGACCCCTCCTGCAGGTTGCCGAACAGGTCCGATTCCAGGGCGAGTTGCGCCAGCACGCTGAGAATCCGCTGCTGCTCAGCCCTGGTTTCATGGCGGATCAGCTCTGGAGCATGCAGCTCGTAGGCCTCCAGCAGGAGTTCATGGGTGGCCTTTGAGGGCTGAAGTTCCATGTTCCACAACAAAATCAGATGGCCGCGTTCGTTCAGTGCTGAAGAGGCCTTGCGGTAGGCCACCTCTGGCGT
Proteins encoded:
- a CDS encoding class I SAM-dependent methyltransferase → MNDADLKQSIASYGARDLGERKSWYSAAAQVYERARPAYPQELIEQVIKVAGLTRYSRILEVGCGPATATLGLAPLGCPMVCLEPNRDFAVAARRRCEAYPSIEIVESAFEEWPLAEQAFDAVLAASSFHWVTPEVAYRKASSALNERGHLILLWNMELQPSKATHELLLEAYELHAPELIRHETRAEQQRILSVLAQLALESDLFGNLQEGSVETQLTWSADQYLESLATYSPYLRLDPERRSALFAELHRIIDKLPGGQIALSYLSAFQITQKRPST